One window of Bacillus alkalicellulosilyticus genomic DNA carries:
- a CDS encoding BMP family lipoprotein, with the protein MKHFKLFFLALVLLLGTMLAACGAGGGDQQEEEPQQEEQQQEEQEQPDDAAAEAPADFKVAMVTDTGGIDDKSFNQSAWEGMKRFGGANNLEEGHGFKYLQSGDASDYAPNLNALVREDYDLIWAIGFLMASDIKTVATQRPDNQFAIVDMVVTGDDDVPLSNVAHITFKEHEGSFLAGVVAGMHSESNKIGFVGGVEGALIKKFENGFKAGVKMVNPDAEIIVQYAEDFNDESKGQQIANAMYSQGVDVIYHASGGTGIGVFTEAKNRKRNGEDVWVIGVDSDQHEEGMPENVTLTSMIKRVDRAIESVTEQTMSGNFPGGDIIEYGLEDEGVGIAQTQDNVSEEALAAVDEYSAKIKAGEIQVPTTDEEYEEFLASR; encoded by the coding sequence ATGAAGCATTTCAAATTATTTTTCTTAGCATTGGTTCTATTATTAGGAACAATGTTAGCTGCTTGTGGAGCAGGCGGCGGAGACCAACAAGAAGAAGAACCACAACAAGAAGAACAACAACAAGAGGAACAAGAACAACCTGATGATGCAGCTGCTGAGGCTCCTGCTGACTTTAAAGTAGCGATGGTTACAGACACTGGTGGAATTGATGATAAGTCATTTAACCAATCAGCTTGGGAAGGAATGAAACGGTTTGGTGGCGCGAATAACCTTGAAGAAGGCCACGGCTTTAAATACTTACAATCAGGAGATGCATCTGATTATGCTCCTAACTTAAATGCCCTTGTTCGTGAAGACTATGATTTAATTTGGGCAATTGGATTTTTAATGGCTAGTGATATCAAAACCGTTGCTACACAACGTCCTGACAATCAATTTGCAATTGTTGATATGGTCGTTACTGGCGATGACGATGTACCATTATCAAATGTGGCTCATATTACATTTAAAGAACACGAAGGCTCATTCTTAGCAGGAGTAGTTGCTGGAATGCACTCTGAATCAAATAAAATTGGTTTCGTTGGTGGAGTGGAAGGCGCGTTAATTAAAAAGTTTGAAAATGGTTTTAAAGCAGGGGTAAAAATGGTTAACCCTGATGCTGAAATCATCGTTCAATATGCTGAAGACTTTAATGATGAATCGAAAGGTCAACAAATTGCAAATGCAATGTACAGTCAAGGCGTAGATGTCATTTACCATGCTAGTGGTGGTACAGGAATTGGTGTGTTCACAGAGGCGAAAAACCGTAAACGTAATGGCGAAGATGTTTGGGTTATTGGTGTAGATAGTGACCAACATGAAGAAGGTATGCCTGAAAATGTTACATTAACTTCAATGATTAAACGTGTCGATAGAGCGATTGAATCAGTAACTGAACAAACAATGAGTGGTAACTTCCCAGGCGGAGATATCATTGAATATGGTTTAGAAGATGAGGGTGTGGGTATTGCTCAAACCCAAGATAATGTCTCTGAAGAAGCATTAGCTGCCGTTGATGAGTATTCTGCAAAAATCAAAGCCGGTGAAATTCAAGTCCCTACTACGGATGAAGAATATGAAGAATTTTTAGCAAGTCGATAA
- a CDS encoding ABC transporter ATP-binding protein: protein MSYVIEMRNIRKEFPGIVANDNITLQVKQGEIHALLGENGAGKSTLMNVLFGLYQPEQGEIYVKGEKVNISDPNVANNLGIGMVHQHFMLVDKFTVAENIILGKEPTTFGKINLRKAAKDVEEISKQYGLAVKANEKIENISVGMQQRVEILKTLYRGADILIFDEPTAVLTPQEIQELMQIMKMLVAEGKSIILITHKLKEIKEVCDRCTVIRRGKGIGTVDVADTSVNQLAEMMVGREVTFSVDKTEAEPLQTVLHVQNIMMKDDRGVSLLQDLSLEVKAGEIVGIAGVEGNGQSELIEAIAGLKKVDSGSILLNDKNITNLPPRKVTEAGVGHIPQDRHKHGLVLDFTVGENIVLQTYYQQPYSKNGILTFPEIYKKAKELITDYDVRTPSEHTLARALSGGNQQKAIIAREVDRSPDLLIAAQPTRGLDVGAIETIHSRLIKERDKGRAVLLVSLELDEILNVSDRIAVIYEGKIVAVVDAKDTNERELGLLMAGGTKDKDGETA from the coding sequence ATGAGTTATGTGATTGAAATGCGAAACATTCGCAAAGAATTTCCGGGTATTGTTGCCAATGATAATATTACTCTCCAAGTGAAGCAAGGAGAAATTCATGCACTATTAGGCGAAAACGGAGCTGGAAAGTCGACGCTAATGAACGTGTTGTTCGGCTTATACCAACCTGAACAAGGAGAAATCTACGTCAAAGGTGAAAAGGTAAATATAAGTGACCCTAATGTGGCCAATAATCTTGGAATTGGAATGGTGCATCAGCACTTTATGTTAGTTGATAAATTCACCGTTGCTGAAAATATTATATTAGGCAAAGAACCAACTACCTTTGGAAAAATTAATCTTCGTAAAGCTGCTAAGGACGTTGAGGAAATATCAAAACAATACGGTTTAGCCGTAAAAGCCAATGAAAAAATAGAAAACATTTCTGTCGGAATGCAGCAACGTGTCGAGATATTAAAAACGCTCTACCGTGGTGCTGACATCTTAATCTTTGACGAACCTACTGCTGTGTTAACTCCTCAAGAAATACAAGAGTTAATGCAAATTATGAAAATGCTCGTCGCTGAAGGAAAATCAATCATTCTAATTACTCATAAACTAAAGGAAATAAAAGAGGTTTGTGACCGCTGTACTGTTATTCGCCGTGGAAAAGGAATTGGGACGGTTGATGTCGCTGACACAAGCGTGAATCAGTTAGCTGAAATGATGGTTGGACGTGAGGTTACATTCTCCGTAGATAAAACAGAAGCCGAACCTCTTCAAACCGTCTTACATGTACAAAACATTATGATGAAAGACGACAGAGGAGTATCTTTACTACAGGACTTATCATTGGAAGTGAAGGCCGGGGAAATCGTAGGAATCGCTGGAGTCGAAGGAAACGGCCAATCTGAGCTAATTGAGGCTATTGCTGGTTTGAAAAAGGTCGATAGTGGTTCGATACTACTAAACGACAAGAACATTACCAACCTTCCTCCACGAAAAGTGACGGAAGCAGGCGTTGGGCATATTCCACAAGACCGTCATAAACATGGGCTTGTACTTGATTTTACAGTAGGAGAAAACATTGTACTTCAAACGTATTATCAGCAACCATATTCTAAAAATGGCATTCTTACCTTTCCTGAAATTTATAAAAAAGCAAAAGAACTTATCACAGACTATGATGTGCGAACGCCGAGCGAACATACTTTAGCCCGCGCTCTATCAGGTGGAAATCAACAAAAAGCGATTATTGCACGTGAAGTAGACCGCTCCCCTGATTTATTAATCGCAGCACAACCAACAAGAGGTCTTGATGTTGGGGCAATTGAAACGATCCATTCTCGTCTCATCAAGGAACGGGACAAAGGAAGAGCAGTGTTACTAGTCTCCCTTGAACTCGATGAAATCCTTAATGTAAGTGATCGAATTGCGGTTATTTATGAAGGAAAAATCGTTGCTGTAGTTGATGCAAAAGACACGAATGAACGAGAGCTAGGTTTATTAATGGCCGGTGGTACAAAAGACAAGGACGGTGAAACGGCATGA
- a CDS encoding ABC transporter permease: MKESLKNNVSHILFPLIAVLFAILIGAIIMLLTGYNPVTGYIAMIVGIFGDSYVLGETIRTMAPLILAGLAVGFAFRTGLLNIGVEGQLIVGWLASVYVGIAFSLPTVIHLPLAIAAGALAGAVWGFIPGILKARFHVHEVIVTIMMNYIALYTVNYIIRSYLLQPGERTESINPTASLASPFLQSITDFSRLHYGIIVALLGCVVMWFILWKTSKGFELRAVGFNQHASQYAGMNVKKNIVLSMIISGAFAGVAGSMEGLGTYQYMTIMPGFTGVGFDGIAVALLGANTAIGTLLAAGLFGGLQIGALNMQSQAGIPTELVDIVIALIIFFVASSYLVRWIVSRLKKEGV, encoded by the coding sequence ATGAAAGAGTCATTAAAAAATAACGTTTCTCACATCCTCTTCCCGCTTATCGCTGTCTTGTTTGCAATTCTTATTGGTGCAATTATCATGCTCTTAACCGGATATAATCCAGTCACTGGTTATATCGCGATGATTGTTGGAATTTTTGGTGACTCGTATGTATTAGGTGAAACCATTCGAACAATGGCACCGTTGATTTTAGCAGGTCTCGCTGTTGGGTTTGCTTTTCGCACAGGCCTATTAAATATCGGTGTAGAAGGACAACTTATCGTAGGCTGGCTTGCTTCGGTTTATGTCGGGATCGCATTTAGCCTACCAACAGTGATCCACTTGCCACTAGCGATAGCGGCTGGAGCTCTTGCTGGAGCTGTCTGGGGATTTATTCCGGGAATTTTAAAAGCGAGATTTCATGTTCATGAAGTTATTGTCACGATCATGATGAATTATATTGCCCTTTATACCGTTAACTATATAATCCGTTCCTATCTTCTTCAACCTGGGGAAAGAACAGAATCAATAAACCCTACGGCTTCACTCGCTTCACCTTTTTTACAGTCGATTACCGACTTTTCGAGGCTTCATTACGGTATTATCGTTGCACTACTTGGGTGTGTCGTCATGTGGTTTATTTTATGGAAAACTTCAAAAGGGTTCGAGCTTCGTGCTGTTGGGTTTAACCAGCATGCTTCTCAATACGCAGGGATGAATGTGAAAAAGAACATTGTCCTTTCGATGATTATTTCTGGTGCATTTGCCGGAGTTGCTGGCTCAATGGAAGGCTTAGGAACGTATCAGTACATGACGATTATGCCTGGATTTACAGGTGTTGGCTTTGACGGCATTGCGGTTGCTCTTCTCGGTGCAAATACCGCAATAGGTACGCTACTTGCCGCTGGGTTGTTTGGAGGTCTTCAAATTGGGGCCTTGAATATGCAATCGCAAGCCGGTATTCCAACCGAGCTTGTTGATATTGTTATTGCTTTAATTATTTTCTTTGTTGCTTCTAGCTATTTAGTTCGCTGGATTGTCAGCCGTTTGAAAAAGGAGGGTGTATAA
- a CDS encoding ABC transporter permease — protein MDFAQVLALIIPAAIFSAVPLIFTGLGGLFSERSGVVNIGLEGLMVMGAFVGIVATLTLEGMGLGASSPWIALLFAIVISAIFSLFHAVASITLKADQIVSGVALNFLAVGLAVFLVKNIYNKGQTDFIQNRIYPTHVPVLRDIPFVGLFFTNAYLTSLLALLAALAVWYVVFNTPFGLRLRSVGEHPMAADTMGIQVNKMRYIGVMLSGAFAGMGGAVYAITVSGNFSAGTIAGQGFMALAALIFGKWHPMGVLGAALFFGLAQSLSIVGQHIPLLANVPQVFLLIAPYVLTILALAGFVGRADAPKAIGKPYEKGSR, from the coding sequence ATGGATTTCGCACAAGTTCTAGCACTAATAATTCCAGCCGCTATATTCTCAGCGGTCCCTCTCATTTTCACTGGTCTAGGCGGTCTATTTAGTGAACGTTCTGGTGTTGTTAATATTGGATTAGAAGGCCTGATGGTCATGGGTGCCTTTGTTGGGATTGTCGCTACATTAACGCTTGAAGGCATGGGACTCGGGGCGAGCTCACCATGGATTGCCCTGCTTTTTGCGATTGTCATTAGCGCGATTTTCTCTTTATTTCACGCTGTTGCTTCCATCACATTAAAAGCGGACCAAATTGTAAGTGGAGTTGCGCTTAACTTTTTAGCGGTAGGTTTAGCTGTCTTTTTAGTAAAGAACATTTACAATAAGGGACAAACCGATTTTATCCAAAATCGAATATATCCAACTCATGTTCCAGTACTAAGAGATATTCCATTTGTTGGTTTGTTTTTCACCAATGCGTATTTAACTTCTTTACTTGCCTTACTCGCAGCTCTTGCTGTTTGGTATGTGGTCTTTAACACTCCGTTTGGGTTACGTCTTCGCTCTGTTGGAGAACATCCGATGGCCGCTGATACGATGGGAATTCAAGTAAACAAAATGCGTTATATTGGAGTTATGCTTAGTGGTGCCTTTGCGGGCATGGGGGGAGCCGTCTATGCCATTACCGTATCAGGTAACTTTTCAGCCGGAACCATTGCTGGGCAGGGATTCATGGCCCTCGCTGCCTTAATCTTTGGGAAATGGCACCCTATGGGTGTCCTAGGAGCCGCTTTATTCTTCGGGCTAGCTCAATCGTTAAGTATTGTCGGCCAGCATATTCCGTTGCTTGCCAACGTACCTCAAGTATTTTTATTAATTGCACCATATGTATTAACGATTTTAGCCTTAGCCGGATTTGTAGGTCGAGCCGATGCTCCAAAAGCGATTGGCAAACCGTATGAAAAAGGGTCAAGATAA